In a single window of the Pandoraea pulmonicola genome:
- a CDS encoding hybrid sensor histidine kinase/response regulator has translation MSDDLQNATLLDLFRMETETQAQVLGDGLLALERSPGDATCLEVCMRAAHSLKGAARIVGVDAGVSLAHVLEDAFVATQRGTLRLDGVLIDRLLQGVDLLMRLAHPPGGDVNWAQGAGKAEIDAFVSTFATELAGLTGGAAVTARGGQGLDYVGYGARTAAEFAPPVKEDAPVAPEPPVGDRPGPGGGHSGRGAGGGDGGGNGGGDGADHASRALRVSAESLNRLLRLSSEALVASRWSQPFAQSLRRLKRHQHDASDALDRVSAALVRAAEHPGEDRQAMLAALADLRRTLGMGGQLLAEQLHELDQFDRRSTQLSQRLYDEALACRMRPFEDGIGGFARMVRDLGRALGKPARLEIRGADTQVDRDILDQLEAPLGHLLRNAVDHGLESPAQRAAAGKPAEGVVTLSARHRAGLLQVSVADDGAGVDLERVRQAVVSRGLATAQTAQRLDENELLEFLMLPGFTLRDTVTDVSGRGVGLDAVRAMVAMVRGTVRIEQTSGRGTKFTLQLPLTLSVVRSLLVEIAGEPYALPLANLSRTLALAPEDIDMLEGRPHFTLDGRQIGLVSAQQVLTGNAPVGASGDQPVVVLGEGEAHYGLAVDKFLGERMLVVQPLDARMGKVPNIAAGALAEDGSPLLIIDAVDLVRSIAKAVGTGSLERLPAPAAQTSGRSRKRVLVVDDSLTVRELERKLLAARGYDVSVAVDGMDGWNAVRSESFDMVITDVDMPRLDGIELVTLIKRDARTADIPVMIVSYKDREEDRQRGLDAGADYYLAKGSFHDDALLRAVVDLIGESGT, from the coding sequence ATGAGCGACGACTTGCAGAACGCGACGCTGCTCGATTTGTTCCGCATGGAGACGGAGACTCAGGCGCAGGTGCTCGGCGACGGACTGCTGGCGCTGGAGCGCTCGCCCGGCGACGCTACGTGTCTCGAAGTGTGCATGCGCGCGGCGCACTCGCTCAAGGGCGCCGCGCGCATCGTCGGTGTGGACGCCGGGGTGTCGCTTGCCCACGTGCTCGAAGACGCCTTCGTTGCCACTCAGCGCGGCACGCTGCGGCTGGACGGGGTGCTCATCGACCGACTGTTGCAAGGCGTGGATCTGCTCATGCGGCTCGCACATCCGCCGGGTGGCGACGTCAATTGGGCGCAAGGCGCGGGCAAGGCCGAGATCGATGCGTTCGTATCGACGTTCGCCACCGAGCTCGCCGGGTTGACGGGTGGCGCGGCGGTGACCGCGCGCGGCGGCCAGGGACTCGACTACGTCGGCTACGGCGCACGGACGGCTGCGGAATTCGCGCCGCCGGTGAAGGAGGACGCCCCCGTGGCGCCGGAGCCGCCGGTCGGCGACAGGCCCGGGCCCGGAGGCGGGCATAGCGGCCGGGGCGCTGGTGGCGGAGATGGCGGTGGTAATGGCGGTGGTGATGGCGCCGACCATGCGTCGCGCGCCCTGCGCGTATCGGCCGAGAGCCTGAACCGGCTGCTGCGGCTCTCGAGCGAGGCGTTGGTGGCGTCGCGCTGGTCGCAGCCGTTCGCACAGTCATTGCGGCGTCTGAAGCGTCATCAGCATGATGCGAGTGACGCGCTCGATCGCGTAAGCGCCGCATTGGTGCGAGCGGCGGAGCACCCCGGCGAGGACCGTCAGGCGATGCTCGCCGCGCTGGCCGACTTGCGCCGTACGCTGGGCATGGGTGGGCAGTTGCTCGCCGAACAACTGCACGAACTGGACCAGTTCGATCGTCGCTCGACGCAACTGTCGCAGCGCCTGTACGACGAAGCGCTCGCTTGCCGCATGCGTCCGTTCGAAGACGGGATCGGCGGCTTCGCGCGCATGGTGCGCGATCTCGGACGCGCGCTCGGCAAGCCGGCGCGTCTGGAGATTCGCGGCGCGGATACGCAGGTCGATCGCGACATCCTCGACCAACTCGAAGCGCCCCTCGGCCATCTGCTGCGCAATGCCGTCGATCACGGGCTCGAGAGCCCGGCGCAACGCGCGGCGGCGGGCAAGCCGGCCGAAGGCGTCGTCACGCTCAGTGCGCGGCACAGGGCCGGTCTGCTGCAGGTGAGCGTGGCCGACGATGGCGCGGGCGTCGATCTCGAGCGAGTGCGTCAGGCGGTCGTCTCGCGCGGGCTCGCCACTGCGCAGACCGCGCAGCGTCTCGACGAAAACGAACTGCTCGAATTCCTGATGTTGCCGGGCTTCACGCTGCGCGACACCGTGACGGACGTGTCGGGCCGCGGTGTGGGCCTCGACGCCGTGCGCGCGATGGTCGCGATGGTGCGCGGCACGGTGCGCATCGAACAGACGTCGGGCCGCGGCACGAAATTCACCCTGCAATTGCCGCTCACGCTGTCGGTGGTGCGCAGCCTGCTCGTCGAGATCGCCGGCGAGCCGTATGCACTGCCACTGGCGAATCTGTCGCGCACGCTCGCGCTTGCGCCCGAGGACATCGACATGCTCGAAGGGCGGCCGCATTTCACGCTCGACGGGCGCCAGATCGGACTGGTGAGCGCGCAGCAGGTGCTGACCGGCAACGCGCCGGTCGGGGCGTCCGGCGATCAGCCGGTGGTGGTTCTTGGTGAGGGCGAGGCGCATTACGGGCTGGCCGTCGACAAATTCCTGGGCGAGCGCATGCTGGTCGTGCAGCCGCTCGACGCCCGTATGGGCAAGGTGCCGAACATTGCCGCCGGTGCGCTCGCCGAAGACGGTTCGCCGCTGCTCATCATCGATGCGGTGGATCTCGTGCGCTCGATCGCCAAGGCCGTGGGGACGGGGTCGCTCGAACGGCTGCCGGCGCCCGCGGCGCAGACGAGCGGCCGTTCGCGCAAGCGCGTGCTTGTCGTCGACGACTCCTTGACCGTGCGCGAACTCGAACGCAAACTGCTTGCCGCACGCGGTTACGACGTGAGTGTGGCGGTCGACGGGATGGACGGATGGAACGCGGTGCGCAGCGAGTCGTTCGACATGGTGATCACCGACGTCGACATGCCGCGCCTGGACGGCATCGAACTCGTCACGCTCATCAAGAGAGATGCACGCACGGCCGATATTCCGGTCATGATCGTGTCCTATAAGGATCGCGAGGAAGATCGACAGCGCGGACTCGACGCGGGTGCCGATTATTACCTCGCAAAGGGCAGCTTCCACGACGACGCGCTGCTGCGGGCCGTGGTGGATCTCATCGGGGAGTCGGGGACATGA
- the cheB gene encoding chemotaxis-specific protein-glutamate methyltransferase CheB: MRIGIVNDSIIAVEALRRTLAQRPGLEVAWVAYDGAQAVALCSPVPPDLVLMDLVMPVMDGVAATREIMRRTPCPILIVTSDVGHHASLVFDAMGAGAVDAVDTPVLGAAAPARPASSLLAKIDAIAAQQADARKAHAAAPASAPRGNTDALVAIGASAGGPAALAALLGRLPAHFGAGVIVVQHVDEAFAQGMATWLDQQTLLTVRLARAGERPAAGVVLLAGGNRHLRVDASGRCVYTDEPEDAVYRPSIDVFLSSVAEHWRSRAVGVLLTGMGRDGAAGLGAMRARGFITIAQDRATSAVYGMPKAAAEAGAASEILPLPTIAPQLTAMFGNV; this comes from the coding sequence ATGAGAATCGGCATCGTGAACGATTCGATCATCGCCGTGGAAGCGTTGCGGCGCACACTCGCGCAGCGCCCCGGACTCGAAGTGGCCTGGGTGGCGTACGACGGTGCGCAGGCCGTGGCGCTGTGCTCGCCCGTGCCGCCGGACCTGGTGCTGATGGATCTCGTCATGCCGGTCATGGACGGTGTGGCGGCCACGCGCGAGATCATGCGTCGCACGCCGTGTCCGATCCTGATCGTGACGTCCGATGTGGGCCATCACGCCAGCCTCGTGTTCGACGCGATGGGCGCCGGCGCGGTGGATGCCGTCGATACGCCGGTGCTGGGCGCGGCGGCGCCGGCGCGTCCGGCGTCGTCGCTGCTCGCGAAGATCGACGCCATTGCGGCGCAGCAAGCCGACGCCCGCAAGGCGCACGCCGCCGCCCCTGCGTCGGCCCCGCGAGGGAACACCGATGCGCTCGTGGCGATCGGCGCGTCGGCCGGCGGTCCGGCGGCGCTTGCCGCCCTGCTTGGACGGCTGCCCGCACACTTCGGTGCGGGCGTGATCGTTGTACAGCATGTGGACGAGGCGTTCGCGCAAGGCATGGCGACATGGCTCGACCAGCAGACGCTGCTCACCGTGCGGCTGGCGCGGGCGGGGGAACGGCCCGCGGCCGGCGTAGTATTGCTCGCGGGAGGGAATCGTCATCTGCGGGTGGATGCGAGCGGACGTTGCGTATATACGGACGAGCCGGAGGATGCCGTCTATCGACCGTCCATCGACGTTTTCCTGAGCAGCGTGGCTGAGCACTGGCGCTCGCGCGCGGTTGGCGTGCTGCTCACGGGTATGGGGCGCGATGGTGCGGCCGGTCTGGGCGCCATGCGCGCGCGGGGCTTTATCACCATTGCGCAGGATCGCGCGACGAGTGCGGTGTACGGTATGCCCAAGGCGGCGGCCGAAGCCGGAGCGGCGTCGGA